Part of the bacterium genome is shown below.
AGCTCGACCTCGAAGCGCTGCGTCTCTTCGCCTCCGTACGACCGGCCGGTGTCGAGGACGTCCAGCGTCTTCTGGCGCATGTCGTCGGTGAGGATCATGGCACGGTAGGGAATCTGCATACGGGCCCCGCTTTCCTTACGGTCGCGACATCACCGGTAGAAGTCCGCGATCCGATCCACGACGTACTCGATCTCGGCCGGCCCAACGTTGGGGGTGCATGGAAGCGATAGGCACTCCCGGGACAGCGTCTCCGCAACCGGGAACTCGCCCTCGCGGTAAGGGAGCCGCTCCATAAACGCGCGGTGCAGATGGGCCGGCGGAGCGTAGTGCACCCGCGCGTCGATGCCCTGGCCCGTGAGGTGGCGGCGCAACGCGTCGCGGTTCTTTACCCGGATCACGAAATGCAAGTGCGCGTGCCGCGCCCCGGGCAGCTCCGCCTGCATCGTGACCGGCAGCTCCGCCTCGGTCAGGCGTCGGCGGTACTCGGCGGCGTTGCGGGCGCGCTGCGCGTTCCACTCCTCGAGCGAGTCCAGCTGGCACGAAGCCACCGCGGCGACCATTTCGGTCAGGCGAAAGTTATAGCCCAACCGCTCCGACTCGTACCCGTCCCTCCGGCCGTGATAGCGGCGGAGGGTCATGTCCTCGGCGATGCGGTCGTCGCGCGTGGTGTTGGCGCCGCCGACGCCGCAGGCGGAAATGCCCTTGTTGCTGACGGCAAAGAGCGCCACGTCACCGAGGCCGCCGACCCTCGTCCCCTTGTACTCGCCCCCGAGCGCGTGCGCGGCGTCCTCGATGACGCGCACCCCGTACTCGCGAGCGCGGTGCAGCAGCGGCTCCATGTCGACCGGCTGGCCGTAGGTGTGCTGCGCCACGACCGCGCGGGCGCGTTCCCAGAGTGACGTGGGGATCAGG
Proteins encoded:
- a CDS encoding DegT/DnrJ/EryC1/StrS family aminotransferase, whose product is RSFEAKLAALCGVPHAVGAGSGSACILLALHACGVQAGDAVLMPANIYAGVPEAALLLGAVPTFVDIDEATWNLSADLIPTSLWERARAVVAQHTYGQPVDMEPLLHRAREYGVRVIEDAAHALGGEYKGTRVGGLGDVALFAVSNKGISACGVGGANTTRDDRIAEDMTLRRYHGRRDGYESERLGYNFRLTEMVAAVASCQLDSLEEWNAQRARNAAEYRRRLTEAELPVTMQAELPGARHAHLHFVIRVKNRDALRRHLTGQGIDARVHYAPPAHLHRAFMERLPYREGEFPVAETLSRECLSLPCTPNVGPAEIEYVVDRIADFYR